CGTCAGCGAGGTGAAGGGGTAGGCGGGAATCGAGGCCCGAATGGCCGTGCTGGACATCGCCATAATCTCCGGCATGGGGCGGAAAAGCCCCAGAAAAACCCAGGGCCAGCAGTAGATCACGGACCCCATGGAGCACATCAGAATCACCGCGATAATGTAGGCGCTGCCGCAGCCGGAAAGGATTCGCCTGGCGTCCCTTCGCCCGTAGTTGAAGGCCACGTAGGGAATGAGGGCGGAGTTGATTCCGTTTATGAAGTTGAAGGCCAGCTCCTCCACCCGGAGCCCCAGCATCCAGGAGGCCACGGCCCGGTGCCCGAAGGTGGAGAGAATTTTGTTGACGCTGCCCATGCCAAAGGCCACGCTGGCCGTCGTGAGGGCCACGGGAATGCCGATCCAGAGAATGGGCTTCCACCAGGTCGTGAGCCGGTCCCGAAGCCGCAGCCGGGGAGAAATCGTAATGGAGCTGCTGACCTTCATGCGATGAATCAGGTAAAGGGAGGAGGCAATCCGCGAAACCCAGGTGGCGATGGCCGCTCCCGAAATTCCCCACCCGAAGGTGAAGATGAAAAGCGGGTCGAGGGCGATATTGATGGCGTTGGCCAGGGCGATGGCCTTGAAGGGCGTCAGGGTGTCCCCCTGAACCCGAAACACGGTGTTGGCCGCGTAGGTGAATCCCATGAAGGGGAGCAGAATGGGGATCCACATGTTGTAGAGCCAGCAGAGGCGCAGCAGGGACTCCCCTCCGGCCTCCCGGGCCCCGATGGCCGTGAACACAACGTTGGAGACTCCGGGCAGAATCAGCGGCGTGGAAATGAGGCAGAAGGTGTAAAGCAGGGCCAGAGCGCTCCGCGCGATGTGACGGGCCGCCGGGAGGTTGTTCCGTCCGAGGCTGCGCCCCATGAGGGCGGTAGCGCCTCCCGCCACGCACTCCAGCATGGCGAAAACGCACTGGTTCACCGGCCCCGTGAAGGACATGGCGGCCATGGGAAACTCCCCCAGCCAGGAGACGAAAATCGTGTCCACGAGATGAAGGAGGCTGTTGAACACGAAAAGCCCCATTGAGGGAATGGCCAGGGTCAGAATCGCCTTCATCGGCGAGTCGTTCCCCAGGTCCGCCCGACCCCTCCAGATCCCGTGGAATAAGCCGTGTTTCTGGTTTGTTTCCATTACTGCCGCCACAAAAATACACCCCCGGGATTGTTCATCGCTTTTCTGACATTTCTTTACACTTCTTCATATTTCTTTGCGTCCGGCTCTGCTCGTCGCATAACAGTTAAGTATACGCCGGAATTTTTACGCCGCAAGAGTCCGAAAGGTTAATTTCAACAGTTCGGGTTTCCGCGATTTTATAACATACCGTCGGGAAGGTATGTTATAATGCCCCATAATTCTTGCAGGGAACGTGAAAGGGGCATGACGGTGCGCAAAAGCAGAGAGGAAGCTGCGGAGACGCGGGAGAAAATCCTTGACTCGGCCCTTGAAATCATGAGCAGGCAGCCTTTTTCGAAGGTGTCGCTGACAAAAATTGCCGAACGGGTGGGACTGTCGAAAGGCGCGGTTTACTGGCATTTCAAAAACCGGAACGACCTTCTCGTCAGCCTTGTGGAGGACATCAACGGCCGAATGGCGGAGTTGAGTCCGGATTGGGCGCCTCGGTCGGAGGCGGACGTGCGGAACTACTTTGCCGTCCGACTGGAACGGGCTCGCAAAAGCAGACGGATGCTGGATATTTGTCGTCTGATGATGCGGCGTTTCGAGTGGCCGGAGGAGGTTCGGGAAAAAATTTACGGCATAGTGCGGGAGAAGATGACTCAGGATCGAATCAGACTGGAAAAATTCTTCGCCGGCCGGAAAACGGAGGAGTACTCCCTTCCTCCGATGGAACTGGCGACGGTGGTATCGGCGGTGTTCCATGGGCTTTTCATCGCTCAGATCGACGACATCGCGGAGGCCGGCAACCTCGCCCGATACGTGGATTTTGTGCTGCGGGCCCTGATTTATGCGCGCTGAAAACAGGCGGACCGACGTCAATAATAAGTCGATAATAAAGTGAGAATAATATCTGTACAGGT
This DNA window, taken from Synergistaceae bacterium, encodes the following:
- a CDS encoding MATE family efflux transporter; amino-acid sequence: MAAVMETNQKHGLFHGIWRGRADLGNDSPMKAILTLAIPSMGLFVFNSLLHLVDTIFVSWLGEFPMAAMSFTGPVNQCVFAMLECVAGGATALMGRSLGRNNLPAARHIARSALALLYTFCLISTPLILPGVSNVVFTAIGAREAGGESLLRLCWLYNMWIPILLPFMGFTYAANTVFRVQGDTLTPFKAIALANAINIALDPLFIFTFGWGISGAAIATWVSRIASSLYLIHRMKVSSSITISPRLRLRDRLTTWWKPILWIGIPVALTTASVAFGMGSVNKILSTFGHRAVASWMLGLRVEELAFNFINGINSALIPYVAFNYGRRDARRILSGCGSAYIIAVILMCSMGSVIYCWPWVFLGLFRPMPEIMAMSSTAIRASIPAYPFTSLTSISCAFFVGTGYSIFGTLTQLCRSIIFRVSAAWLFARYIGFAYIWWFQPIAHVSGSFVAVALFVYIYRKIRRRFAEENSALNGPPSGVAAE
- a CDS encoding TetR/AcrR family transcriptional regulator — protein: MPHNSCRERERGMTVRKSREEAAETREKILDSALEIMSRQPFSKVSLTKIAERVGLSKGAVYWHFKNRNDLLVSLVEDINGRMAELSPDWAPRSEADVRNYFAVRLERARKSRRMLDICRLMMRRFEWPEEVREKIYGIVREKMTQDRIRLEKFFAGRKTEEYSLPPMELATVVSAVFHGLFIAQIDDIAEAGNLARYVDFVLRALIYAR